One Entomomonas asaccharolytica DNA segment encodes these proteins:
- the yejK gene encoding nucleoid-associated protein YejK: protein MPIYHSIVHLIDKKPDGTPAILHASEHELKQSSALENLLTDLNESYNAKPNKAWGYFHEESGAYPFSGWLTGYLEQQQNFIAFSKQATEHLQKLMEESNLSMGGYVLIAHYQQGMTDYLTITLLHHTKGIAVTDSLEVTEAKHLDLSQLHLAARINLSEWQNNKQSKQYISFIRGKNGKKVSDYFRDFIGCQEGVDSPSETRTLLKAFSDYVEDEDYSEDQTKQKTDTLVSYASTQARLGEAISLDELSELMNEETPRAFYDYIRNKDYGLAPAIPPDKRTLNQFRRFTGRAEGLSISFEAHLLGSRIEYDESNDTLIIHQVPTKLKDQLKRSK, encoded by the coding sequence ATGCCTATCTATCATAGCATTGTCCATTTAATTGATAAAAAGCCAGATGGCACACCTGCCATCTTGCACGCTAGTGAGCATGAACTAAAACAATCTTCTGCTTTAGAGAATCTTCTGACTGATTTAAATGAAAGTTATAACGCTAAACCTAATAAAGCATGGGGTTATTTTCATGAAGAATCAGGTGCTTATCCCTTTAGTGGTTGGCTAACTGGCTATTTAGAACAACAGCAAAATTTTATAGCGTTTAGTAAGCAAGCAACAGAACACTTACAAAAATTAATGGAAGAATCAAATCTTTCCATGGGTGGCTATGTATTGATTGCCCATTATCAGCAAGGGATGACTGATTACTTGACTATTACCCTTTTGCACCATACCAAAGGTATAGCAGTTACAGATAGCCTAGAAGTAACAGAAGCTAAACACCTTGATCTATCACAATTACATTTAGCAGCTCGTATCAACCTATCTGAATGGCAAAATAATAAGCAATCTAAGCAATATATTTCCTTTATTCGTGGTAAAAATGGCAAGAAGGTTTCTGACTACTTCCGTGACTTTATTGGTTGTCAAGAAGGTGTAGATTCACCCAGTGAAACACGTACTTTACTCAAAGCCTTTAGTGACTATGTAGAAGATGAAGATTATTCTGAAGATCAGACCAAACAAAAGACTGATACACTAGTGAGTTACGCCAGCACTCAAGCACGTTTAGGCGAAGCAATTTCATTGGATGAACTCTCAGAACTAATGAATGAAGAAACACCACGTGCTTTCTATGATTATATTCGTAATAAAGATTATGGCCTTGCCCCTGCTATTCCACCTGATAAACGCACATTAAACCAATTTAGACGTTTTACTGGCCGTGCAGAAGGGCTTTCTATCAGCTTTGAAGCACATCTATTAGGTTCACGTATCGAATACGATGAATCAAACGATACATTGATTATTCATCAAGTACCTACAAAATTAAAAGACCAGTTAAAGCGTAGTAAGTAA
- the ftsH gene encoding ATP-dependent zinc metalloprotease FtsH — MNNFSISNDTQALNYSEFVKQVQDKKVESVTVEGYTISGKRKDGSTFKTVRPLIQDDQLMADLLNNNVTVIGKQPEQQSIWTQLLVACFPILIIIAVFMFFMRQMQGGAGGKGGPMSFGRSKARMLSPDQVKTTFADVAGCDEAKEEVAEMVEFLRDPGKFQRLGGRIPRGVLMVGPPGTGKTLLAKAIAGEAKVPFFTISGSDFVEMFVGVGASRVRDMFEQAKKHAPCIIFIDEIDAVGRHRGSGMGGGNDEREQTLNQLLVEMDGFQMNDGIIVIAATNRPDVLDKALLRPGRFDRQVVVGLPDIRGREQILKVHMRKTPIEQDVKPSILARGTPGFSGADLANLVNEAALFAARSNKRTIGMKEFELAKDKILMGSERKSMVMPEAERRNTAYHESGHTIVGRLVPEHDPVYKVSIIPRGRALGVTMYLPEEDTYSHSKRSLESMLSSLFGGRIAEELTLGFEGVTTGASNDIMKATQIARNMVTKWGLSEKLGPLMYGEDEQEVFSGYRDSAANSMSDETAKAVDEEVRKIIDFCYNRAKQILTDNRDKLDAMAEALLKYETLDSDQIDDIMEGREVRPPKDWDADDHTPSAPTSVDNDHSNESVENNNQSTSTGNGATSEH, encoded by the coding sequence ATGAACAACTTTTCAATATCAAATGATACCCAAGCATTAAATTATTCTGAGTTTGTTAAACAAGTTCAAGATAAAAAAGTGGAAAGTGTTACTGTTGAGGGGTATACCATTTCAGGTAAGCGAAAAGATGGTAGTACTTTTAAAACTGTTCGACCATTGATTCAGGATGATCAGTTAATGGCCGATTTACTCAATAATAATGTCACCGTTATTGGTAAACAGCCAGAACAGCAAAGTATTTGGACACAACTACTGGTTGCTTGTTTCCCTATATTAATTATTATTGCGGTATTTATGTTCTTTATGCGTCAGATGCAAGGGGGTGCTGGCGGTAAAGGTGGCCCAATGAGCTTTGGTCGCAGTAAAGCACGTATGCTATCGCCTGATCAAGTTAAAACGACTTTTGCTGATGTAGCGGGTTGTGATGAGGCCAAAGAAGAAGTGGCAGAAATGGTAGAGTTTTTGCGTGATCCAGGTAAATTCCAACGCTTAGGTGGTCGTATTCCACGTGGTGTATTAATGGTTGGTCCTCCTGGTACAGGTAAAACATTATTGGCTAAAGCCATAGCTGGTGAAGCAAAGGTACCATTCTTTACGATTTCAGGTTCTGATTTCGTAGAAATGTTTGTAGGTGTAGGTGCTAGCCGTGTGCGTGATATGTTTGAACAGGCTAAAAAACATGCACCATGTATTATATTTATTGATGAGATTGATGCAGTTGGTCGTCATCGTGGCTCTGGTATGGGTGGTGGCAATGACGAACGTGAGCAAACATTAAACCAATTATTGGTTGAAATGGATGGTTTCCAAATGAACGATGGGATTATCGTAATTGCGGCTACTAACCGTCCAGATGTACTTGATAAAGCATTATTACGACCAGGTCGTTTTGACCGTCAGGTAGTGGTTGGTTTGCCTGATATTCGTGGTCGTGAGCAAATCCTTAAAGTACATATGCGTAAAACGCCAATTGAACAAGATGTTAAGCCCTCTATTTTAGCGAGAGGCACACCAGGTTTTTCTGGCGCTGATTTAGCCAATTTAGTAAATGAAGCCGCGTTATTTGCTGCACGTTCTAATAAACGTACTATTGGTATGAAAGAATTTGAGTTAGCTAAAGATAAAATCTTGATGGGTTCTGAGCGTAAATCGATGGTGATGCCTGAGGCTGAGCGACGTAATACGGCTTATCATGAGTCTGGACATACCATCGTTGGTCGATTAGTACCAGAACATGATCCTGTCTATAAAGTATCTATTATTCCTCGTGGACGTGCGTTAGGTGTAACTATGTATTTACCAGAGGAAGATACTTATAGCCACTCCAAACGCTCTTTAGAAAGTATGTTAAGCTCGTTATTTGGTGGCCGTATTGCCGAAGAGCTAACCTTAGGATTTGAAGGGGTAACAACAGGTGCATCTAACGATATTATGAAAGCAACCCAAATTGCACGTAATATGGTGACTAAGTGGGGACTATCAGAAAAATTAGGTCCTTTAATGTACGGTGAGGATGAGCAAGAAGTATTTTCTGGTTATCGCGATAGTGCAGCTAATTCAATGTCTGATGAAACCGCTAAAGCAGTGGATGAGGAAGTAAGGAAAATTATTGATTTTTGCTATAACCGTGCCAAACAAATTTTAACGGACAATAGAGATAAATTGGATGCAATGGCTGAAGCATTGCTCAAATATGAAACGTTAGATAGTGATCAAATTGATGATATTATGGAGGGAAGAGAAGTTCGCCCACCTAAAGATTGGGATGCGGATGATCATACACCCTCAGCACCAACTTCAGTTGATAATGATCATAGCAATGAAAGCGTAGAAAACAATAACCAATCTACTTCAACAGGAAATGGTGCAACCAGCGAGCACTAA
- the topA gene encoding type I DNA topoisomerase — MGKSLVIVESPAKAKTINKYLGNQYVVKSSIGHIRDLPTGTTKATSTAKGKKVADSTLSPKERAKQQLFKRMGVDPEHGWKAHYEILPGKEKVVDELKKLAKEADTIYLATDLDREGEAIAWHLREAIGGDDSRYKRVVFNEITQKAIQSAFAEPGELDLNRVNAQQARRFLDRVVGFMVSPLLWQKIARGLSAGRVQSVAVRLIVEREREIRAFVPEEFWQIAADLATAKKENINFDVVKQHGQAFRPVNKEQTDKALQLLEKAAYKVVKREDKPTISKPSAPFITSTLQQAASTRLGFSVKKTMMMAQRLYEAGYITYMRTDSTNLSADAIDMVRGYIDSEFGKKYLPAKAITYSSKNNAQEAHEAIRPSDVNLRATQLSAMERDAERLYELIWCQFVACQMPPAEYLSTTVTVEAGDFELKAKGRILKFDGYTKVLAAVSKTAEDQVLPVVNEGEILDLIKLNPSQHFTKPAPRYSEASLVKELEKRGIGRPSTYASIISTIQERGYVTLNNRRFYAEKMGDIVTERLTESFNDLMDYNFTAHMEENLDQIAEGDMPWKKLLDSFYKGFSQKLAKAEQTDEGMRANTPTLTPLIKCKECGRDMMIRTASTGVFLGCSGYNLPPKERCKATINLIPGDEIAQDDEGESEARVLHNKHRCTKCGTAMDAYLMDEHHKLHICGNNPDCDGYQIEEGTFKIKGYEGPVLECDRCGSEMQLKTGRFGKFFACTNEDCKNTRKLLANGQPAPPKMDAVPMPELKCEKVDDTYVLRDGASGLFLAASQFPRKRETRAPLVKELIPHKAEIDPKYHYLCDAPIKDPDGNFSIIRFSRKTKEQYVQTEVNGKPTGWKAFYDGKKWLVTDKTTPKK; from the coding sequence ATGGGTAAGTCACTGGTCATTGTAGAATCTCCAGCTAAGGCTAAAACGATTAATAAATATTTAGGCAATCAATATGTTGTAAAATCAAGTATTGGTCATATTCGTGATTTGCCTACAGGAACTACTAAAGCGACCTCAACAGCGAAAGGTAAGAAAGTAGCAGATAGTACTTTATCGCCTAAAGAACGAGCCAAGCAACAACTATTCAAGCGTATGGGAGTAGATCCAGAACATGGTTGGAAAGCTCATTATGAGATTCTACCTGGCAAAGAGAAGGTAGTAGATGAGTTAAAAAAATTAGCCAAGGAGGCTGATACTATCTACCTAGCAACCGACTTGGATAGAGAAGGAGAAGCAATTGCATGGCATTTAAGAGAAGCCATTGGTGGAGATGATAGCCGTTATAAGCGAGTAGTTTTTAATGAGATTACCCAAAAAGCAATTCAGAGTGCCTTTGCTGAACCAGGTGAATTAGATCTTAACCGTGTAAATGCGCAACAAGCACGTCGTTTTCTAGATCGCGTGGTTGGTTTTATGGTTTCGCCATTATTGTGGCAAAAAATCGCTCGAGGTTTATCTGCGGGGCGAGTCCAATCAGTAGCTGTGCGCTTAATTGTTGAACGAGAAAGAGAAATTCGTGCTTTTGTTCCAGAAGAGTTCTGGCAAATTGCAGCTGATTTGGCAACGGCTAAAAAAGAAAATATCAATTTTGATGTTGTTAAGCAGCATGGCCAAGCATTTCGTCCTGTTAATAAAGAGCAAACTGATAAAGCTTTACAACTTTTAGAAAAAGCAGCGTATAAAGTTGTTAAACGTGAAGATAAGCCTACCATTAGTAAGCCATCAGCACCTTTTATTACTTCTACTTTACAGCAAGCGGCTAGTACTCGTTTAGGTTTTTCGGTTAAGAAAACAATGATGATGGCGCAACGCTTATATGAAGCAGGTTATATTACCTATATGCGTACTGATTCAACTAACTTATCTGCAGATGCTATAGATATGGTGCGTGGCTATATAGATAGTGAGTTTGGTAAAAAATATTTACCTGCTAAGGCCATTACCTATTCTAGTAAAAATAATGCACAAGAGGCACATGAGGCTATTCGTCCTTCTGATGTTAATTTAAGAGCTACTCAATTATCAGCAATGGAGCGAGATGCTGAACGTTTATATGAGTTAATCTGGTGCCAGTTTGTAGCTTGTCAAATGCCACCTGCTGAATATTTATCCACAACAGTTACTGTTGAAGCAGGTGATTTTGAATTAAAAGCCAAAGGCCGTATTCTGAAATTTGATGGTTATACAAAAGTGCTTGCTGCTGTGAGTAAAACAGCAGAAGATCAAGTATTACCTGTGGTTAATGAAGGTGAAATATTAGATTTAATTAAACTTAATCCTTCACAGCACTTTACTAAACCTGCACCTCGTTATTCAGAAGCAAGCTTAGTAAAAGAATTGGAAAAGCGTGGAATTGGTCGTCCTTCTACTTATGCTTCCATTATTTCCACTATTCAAGAGCGTGGTTATGTTACTTTAAATAATCGTCGTTTTTATGCAGAAAAGATGGGCGATATTGTTACTGAGCGATTAACGGAAAGTTTTAATGATTTAATGGATTATAACTTTACGGCCCATATGGAAGAAAATCTTGACCAGATTGCCGAAGGTGATATGCCTTGGAAAAAACTATTGGATAGTTTTTATAAAGGATTTAGTCAAAAATTAGCAAAGGCAGAGCAGACTGATGAAGGCATGCGTGCCAATACACCTACCTTAACACCTTTAATTAAATGTAAAGAATGCGGTCGAGATATGATGATCCGTACCGCTTCAACAGGTGTGTTTTTAGGTTGTTCTGGTTATAACCTTCCACCTAAGGAGCGTTGTAAAGCAACCATTAATTTGATTCCTGGTGATGAAATTGCACAGGATGATGAGGGCGAGTCAGAAGCTCGTGTATTACATAATAAACATCGCTGTACTAAATGTGGTACTGCAATGGATGCTTATCTAATGGATGAGCATCATAAACTGCATATTTGTGGCAATAATCCTGATTGTGATGGTTATCAGATTGAAGAGGGTACCTTTAAGATTAAAGGCTATGAAGGGCCTGTATTAGAATGTGATCGCTGCGGTAGTGAAATGCAGTTAAAAACAGGGCGTTTCGGAAAATTCTTTGCATGTACCAATGAGGACTGTAAAAATACTCGTAAGTTATTGGCAAATGGCCAACCTGCACCACCGAAAATGGATGCAGTACCTATGCCTGAACTTAAGTGTGAAAAAGTGGATGATACTTATGTGTTACGTGATGGTGCCTCAGGATTATTTTTAGCGGCTAGTCAATTTCCTAGAAAACGTGAAACAAGAGCGCCTCTCGTTAAAGAATTGATTCCTCACAAAGCAGAGATTGATCCTAAATACCATTATCTTTGTGATGCACCTATCAAAGATCCAGATGGGAATTTTAGTATAATCCGTTTTAGTAGAAAGACTAAAGAGCAATATGTACAAACAGAAGTAAATGGCAAGCCAACGGGTTGGAAAGCCTTTTATGATGGTAAAAAGTGGCTAGTAACTGATAAAACCACACCGAAAAAGTAA
- the rlmE gene encoding 23S rRNA (uridine(2552)-2'-O)-methyltransferase RlmE, with the protein MARSKSSQRWLKEHFDDPYVKQAQKDGYRSRASYKLLDIQEKDRILRNGMTVIDLGAAPGGWSQVVSRVIGEKGKLIASDILPMDSIADVTFIQGDFTEDTVFQELLSVVGDAPVDLVISDMAPNMSGLRSVDQVKAMLLCELAFDFAARVLKPGGDFLIKIFQGEGFDSYLQSIRQAFDKVQMRKPSSSRDRSREQYLLARGFKGTEV; encoded by the coding sequence GTGGCGCGTTCTAAAAGCAGTCAACGTTGGCTTAAAGAGCATTTTGATGATCCTTATGTGAAACAAGCGCAAAAAGATGGATATCGCTCAAGAGCAAGTTATAAATTACTTGATATTCAAGAAAAAGACCGCATATTACGCAATGGTATGACTGTAATTGATTTAGGCGCTGCGCCTGGTGGTTGGTCACAGGTTGTTAGTAGAGTGATTGGTGAAAAAGGCAAATTAATCGCTTCAGATATTTTACCAATGGATAGTATTGCTGATGTAACATTTATTCAAGGTGATTTTACTGAAGATACTGTTTTTCAAGAATTATTGTCTGTAGTAGGTGATGCACCTGTAGATTTGGTAATTTCAGACATGGCACCTAATATGAGTGGGTTGCGTTCTGTGGATCAAGTGAAAGCTATGTTGTTATGTGAGTTGGCGTTTGATTTTGCTGCAAGAGTATTAAAGCCAGGGGGTGATTTTTTAATCAAAATATTTCAGGGTGAAGGCTTTGATAGTTATTTGCAATCAATACGTCAAGCTTTTGATAAGGTACAAATGCGCAAGCCAAGCTCTTCGCGGGATCGTTCTAGGGAACAATATTTATTAGCGAGAGGATTTAAAGGTACTGAAGTTTAA
- a CDS encoding SLC13 family permease, whose product MNIDLIVVLGLLAIAIVAFMMNKPRMDFVALTVIVVFPLTGILTVNETLSGFSDSSVILIAAFFVIGEGLVRTGIAYSVGEWLIKQARNSETRLIVLLMGSVALLGSVMSSTGIVAIFIPIVLSIASHMKADPKRLMMPLSFAALISGMLTLVATAPNLVVSSKLEEMGFKAFSFFSFTPIGLIILVVGIGYMLFARRLLMAPQDAEISSNSGKRHLTDLIKDYKLSGRNRRLRVNSGSLMIGKTIEELQLRARFGANIIGVEREKRITHKVLDASSNLEIKIGDILLVDFFYKETVDDFCNAFQLTKLAFKGDYFTDQSRSIGMAEVSLPPESKLIGKNILEIGFRSTYRLNVVGLRRNGESLENDITNESLKLGDTLLVIGTWKAIKNLQTNNQDFLVLSLPAEIDNVAPALSKAPYAIITLLITVGLMISGFFPNVIVALLGCLLMGAFHCIDMDSAYKSIHWQSLILIVGMFPFAAALQKTGGVDLAVSGLLSIVGDSNPHLLIGALFALTAIIGLFISNTATAILLAPIAIKAAQDVGASPYPFAMTIAIAASAAFMTPVSSPVNTLVVGPGRYKFIDFIKIGVPFTILVMIICIIFVPILFPLHPNLS is encoded by the coding sequence ATGAATATCGATTTAATTGTTGTGCTTGGCCTATTAGCAATCGCGATTGTTGCTTTTATGATGAATAAACCACGGATGGACTTTGTAGCATTAACAGTTATTGTCGTCTTTCCATTAACAGGTATTTTAACTGTTAACGAAACTTTATCAGGCTTCAGTGATAGTAGTGTTATCTTAATCGCTGCCTTTTTTGTGATTGGCGAAGGTCTAGTGCGCACAGGCATTGCTTATAGTGTGGGTGAATGGCTAATTAAACAAGCTAGAAACAGCGAAACTCGGCTAATCGTTTTGTTAATGGGATCGGTTGCTTTACTTGGTTCCGTGATGAGCTCCACAGGTATTGTAGCTATCTTTATACCCATTGTATTAAGTATTGCAAGCCATATGAAAGCCGATCCTAAACGACTTATGATGCCACTTAGTTTTGCTGCCTTAATTAGTGGCATGTTGACCTTAGTAGCTACCGCACCTAATCTAGTGGTGAGCAGTAAGTTAGAAGAAATGGGATTTAAAGCATTTAGCTTTTTCTCTTTTACTCCTATTGGTTTAATTATTTTAGTTGTAGGCATTGGCTATATGCTTTTTGCTCGTCGTTTACTGATGGCTCCACAAGATGCCGAAATTTCATCAAACTCAGGTAAACGCCATTTAACTGACTTGATTAAAGATTATAAGCTTTCTGGCAGAAACAGAAGGTTACGCGTCAACTCAGGTTCACTGATGATAGGCAAAACCATTGAAGAATTACAACTTAGAGCACGTTTTGGCGCTAATATCATTGGTGTTGAAAGAGAAAAGCGTATCACTCATAAAGTACTAGACGCCTCTTCTAACTTAGAAATCAAAATAGGCGATATTTTATTGGTAGATTTCTTTTATAAAGAAACGGTGGATGACTTTTGTAATGCTTTTCAGCTCACTAAACTAGCCTTTAAAGGTGATTACTTTACAGACCAGTCACGTTCTATTGGTATGGCTGAAGTTTCTCTGCCACCAGAGTCAAAGTTAATTGGTAAAAATATTCTAGAAATAGGATTCCGCTCAACCTATCGTCTCAATGTGGTTGGATTACGACGCAATGGCGAATCTTTAGAAAATGATATTACCAATGAAAGTCTTAAACTAGGCGATACCCTATTAGTAATAGGTACATGGAAAGCCATTAAAAACTTACAAACTAATAACCAAGATTTCTTAGTGTTAAGTTTACCTGCTGAAATTGATAATGTCGCACCTGCCTTAAGTAAAGCACCTTATGCGATTATTACCCTATTAATTACTGTTGGTTTAATGATTAGCGGTTTTTTCCCCAATGTCATTGTAGCCTTACTTGGGTGTTTACTAATGGGGGCATTTCACTGTATTGATATGGATAGTGCTTATAAATCAATTCATTGGCAAAGTCTTATTCTTATCGTAGGTATGTTTCCTTTTGCGGCTGCTTTACAAAAAACAGGGGGCGTAGACTTAGCTGTATCGGGACTGTTAAGTATCGTAGGTGATTCTAATCCCCATTTATTAATTGGTGCACTATTTGCCTTAACAGCCATTATTGGTTTATTTATTTCCAATACAGCAACAGCCATTTTACTCGCTCCAATTGCCATTAAGGCAGCACAAGATGTTGGCGCCTCCCCTTATCCATTTGCTATGACTATTGCTATTGCTGCTTCTGCTGCATTTATGACCCCCGTGTCATCACCTGTAAACACATTAGTGGTGGGGCCTGGCCGTTATAAATTTATAGATTTTATTAAAATTGGGGTACCTTTTACTATACTTGTTATGATAATTTGTATTATCTTTGTACCCATATTATTCCCTTTACACCCTAATCTTTCATAA
- a CDS encoding disulfide isomerase DsbC N-terminal domain-containing protein, with translation MMLKKVLLGLTVSLAVFINLANAAEKTVESKFKTMLPDVVIKEVVKSPIQGFYQIQVDSGKVFYMSEDGKYLIQGYLFELNNKTPKNLTLETEEKFVAKLINNIDKSSMVIFKAKDNQPKTHITIFTDTSCPYCHRLHEGVPALNEVGIEVRYLAFPREGFASRGFEELQKVWCSDNQQEAMNQLMQEIPVKSVKKCNTPIVEQYVLGQKIGIRGTPAIILENGHIIPGYQPTSQLINEALAAKPATK, from the coding sequence ATGATGTTAAAGAAAGTATTATTAGGATTAACAGTTAGCCTAGCTGTTTTTATAAATCTAGCTAATGCAGCAGAGAAAACGGTAGAAAGCAAATTTAAAACAATGTTACCTGATGTTGTTATTAAAGAAGTTGTAAAAAGTCCAATACAAGGTTTTTATCAAATTCAAGTAGATAGTGGTAAAGTTTTTTATATGTCAGAAGATGGTAAATACCTTATTCAAGGATATTTATTTGAATTAAATAATAAAACACCTAAAAATCTCACATTAGAAACTGAAGAGAAATTTGTTGCTAAGTTAATTAATAATATTGATAAATCATCAATGGTTATATTTAAAGCAAAAGATAATCAACCTAAAACACATATTACTATTTTCACAGATACTAGCTGTCCTTATTGCCATCGATTACATGAAGGAGTTCCTGCATTAAACGAAGTTGGGATTGAAGTACGATATTTGGCTTTCCCAAGGGAAGGATTTGCTTCCCGTGGTTTTGAAGAGTTACAAAAAGTATGGTGCTCTGATAATCAACAAGAAGCGATGAATCAACTAATGCAAGAAATTCCTGTGAAAAGTGTTAAAAAGTGTAATACACCTATTGTTGAGCAGTATGTATTAGGTCAAAAAATAGGGATTAGAGGAACACCAGCAATTATTTTAGAAAATGGACATATAATTCCAGGTTATCAACCAACCTCGCAATTGATTAATGAAGCATTAGCCGCAAAACCTGCCACTAAATAG
- the yhbY gene encoding ribosome assembly RNA-binding protein YhbY: MSINQQQKKHFQAIGHHLKPIVIIAKNGLSEGVISELERALNDHELIKVKLAVATPEDRKQLIDEIIQAVACEIVQNVGKTALIYKKAAKPNRKLSNILRYQDTL; this comes from the coding sequence ATGTCAATCAATCAGCAACAGAAAAAACATTTTCAAGCGATTGGTCATCATTTAAAACCTATTGTCATTATAGCGAAAAATGGTCTTTCAGAAGGAGTTATTTCTGAATTAGAGCGTGCGTTAAATGATCATGAACTTATAAAAGTCAAATTAGCTGTAGCTACACCAGAAGATCGCAAACAATTAATTGATGAAATAATCCAAGCGGTTGCTTGTGAAATAGTACAAAATGTTGGTAAAACAGCACTAATCTATAAAAAAGCTGCTAAACCTAACCGTAAACTTTCTAATATTTTGCGTTATCAGGATACCCTATAA
- a CDS encoding type IV pilus assembly protein FimV → MVQFHKLAAVGLAVTLSSMGSAFALGLGEVTWKSTLNQPLDAEIALYDVQNITNKELVVKIASPEDFAKAGIDRPHALNDLVFTPVIRGNKSVIKITSNQPIKEPYLDFLLSVSWASGQTLREYTLLIDPPAYEPAKVVTSKVVAQQQTPVKQTQTKTVSRPSQKKTKPTVAAAPKGTVRAHRGSSLWLFAERTRGNASVHQAMLAIYEANPDAFIDGKMSLLKEGAVLRIPSREQMRQTGRAEALSQVLANVNGTASTTQRQMVASKVDQQPATNQPAQDQLKLSGVTETNTPSGNASDKAIIADLNNKVVQSEEELDATRRKNNELRSRMSDLEARLADMKKLVELKDNQLASLQQNMSNAQKVVNPDAEDQSNEIIEINEEVEEKTIQQ, encoded by the coding sequence ATGGTGCAATTTCATAAATTAGCAGCAGTGGGTTTAGCAGTAACATTATCATCAATGGGCAGTGCGTTTGCATTAGGATTAGGCGAGGTCACTTGGAAGTCCACATTAAATCAACCACTTGATGCTGAGATAGCTCTTTATGACGTACAGAACATAACCAATAAAGAATTGGTTGTAAAAATAGCTTCTCCAGAGGATTTTGCAAAGGCAGGGATTGATAGACCGCACGCATTGAATGATTTGGTTTTTACACCTGTTATTCGTGGTAATAAGAGCGTTATCAAAATTACCTCTAATCAGCCAATTAAAGAACCTTATCTGGATTTCTTATTAAGTGTATCTTGGGCTTCAGGTCAAACCTTGCGTGAATATACCTTGCTTATAGATCCGCCTGCATATGAGCCTGCCAAAGTTGTAACTTCTAAAGTTGTTGCTCAGCAGCAGACTCCAGTTAAGCAAACTCAGACTAAAACAGTATCTAGACCATCTCAAAAAAAAACTAAGCCAACAGTAGCCGCTGCACCAAAAGGTACAGTGAGAGCGCATAGGGGTTCTAGTTTATGGCTATTCGCTGAGAGAACACGTGGTAATGCGTCTGTACATCAAGCGATGCTAGCTATCTATGAAGCGAATCCTGATGCATTTATTGATGGTAAAATGAGTTTATTAAAAGAGGGTGCAGTATTACGTATTCCTTCTAGAGAACAAATGCGTCAAACAGGACGTGCAGAGGCATTATCTCAAGTGTTAGCCAATGTAAATGGTACAGCATCTACTACACAACGACAAATGGTTGCAAGTAAAGTTGATCAACAGCCAGCAACTAATCAACCTGCACAAGATCAGTTAAAGTTATCAGGTGTGACCGAAACAAATACTCCTTCTGGTAACGCTTCTGATAAAGCCATTATTGCTGATTTAAATAATAAGGTAGTACAGTCTGAAGAAGAACTTGATGCCACACGTCGTAAAAATAACGAATTACGTAGTCGCATGTCAGATTTGGAAGCACGTTTAGCTGATATGAAGAAGTTAGTTGAGTTAAAAGATAACCAATTAGCATCATTACAGCAAAATATGTCTAATGCTCAAAAAGTAGTTAATCCTGATGCAGAAGATCAGTCTAATGAAATAATTGAGATTAATGAAGAAGTTGAAGAAAAGACAATCCAACAGTAA